Part of the Methanorbis furvi genome is shown below.
AAGGCAAAATGCATCTTTGTTATCGGATCAAATGCATTTGCCCAGCATCCGCTGATCGGCAGAAAAATTATTGAGGCACAAAGATCAGGCGCAACCTACATCTGTGCTGACCCGAGAAAAACATTCACCGGTTCGCAGGCAGACCTGCATCTCCAGTTCCATGCTGGAACCGACATCATGCTTCTCAATGGCATCATGCATGAGATTTTGCTGCAGAAACTGGAGAACACAGAGTTTATTGCAGAGCGAACGAACGGATTTGATGAGTTCAGAGAAATAATTCTGCAGCCCGAGTACTCCGCAGAAAATGTTGCCGAGAGTTGCGGGGTTCCGGCAGAAAAAATCCGGGCCACGGCAAAACTGATGGCGCTGCCCGGCTGTGCGGTAATCTACTCGTCTGGTATCACCAAACAGGGAAACAGTGCAGAAAATATTCACAGTCTTGCAAACCTTCAGCTCCTGACAGGAAACGTCGGGCGAGCAGGCACCGGCGTACATCCTCTTCGCGGTCAGAACAATATTCAGGGCGCATGCGATATGGGAGCGCAGCCGTTCTACTTCACCGGCTATCAGCGCGTTGAAGATGCTGACGTCCACAAAAAATTCGAAGAAGCCTGGAGTTTTTCGGATGGCATTGCACCGGCAAAAACCGGTTACGAAATCACCGAGATGATGGACTCCTTAATCTCAAAGAGTGGGGAGCTGAAGGCGATGTACATCATGGGGGAAAATCCGGTTCTCTCTGATCTTGACATCAATCATGCGAAGGCTGCCTTGGAACAGCTGGAGTTTCTGGTTGTGCAGGATATTTTTCTGAACGAAACCGCAGGCTTTGCGGATGTTGTGCTGCCGGCGGTCTGTTTTGCAGAGCGTGACGGAACCCAGACAAACACCGAGCGACGTGTTCAGCGCTGGCACAAAGCTTGTGAACCGCCGGGCGAAGCAAAAGCTGACTGGGAGATCATCGCCTCCATTGCATCAGCGATGGGGTATGCAGAACAGTTTTCCTGGAAAACTTATGCTGAAGTGTTTGATGAACTTGCAAGCCTCACACCACCGTATGCAGGCATCAGCTATGACCGCCTCGCCTCAGCAGACAGCATTCAATGGCCGTGTCCATCAGGAGATCATTCGGGAACGCAGATTCTCTACACTGATACCTTCGCAACAGCTGACGGGCGTGCGGTGTTTCTGCCGGCAGTGCGGCAGATTGAGAACGAAAAAACTGATGAACAGTATCCGTTCCTGTTTACTACCGGCAGATGTATTTTTCACTGGGATACCGGCTCGATGACACGAAAAAGCAGCGCGGCAAACACGGGAAACTGGCTTGAGATAAATACTGCTGACGCGAAAAAGTTGGAGATTTCCACAGGAGATTCAGTCCGCCTCATCACACATGATGCGGAAATTTCAGCAACTGCCCGCGTCACCGAAGAAATTCTGCCGGGTACCCTCTTCATGCCGTCGCATTATGTTGAGTTCACTACAAAAGAGCTGGTGCAAAATACGATGCCGACGCCTGGATGCGGCGGACGGTCGGCAAAAATTGAAAAAATTATTTGAAGCAGCCAAACATACAGTTGCGAATTTTGATGTGCATGCTGCTGCAGTACGCACCAAATGACGAAGGATCAATATCATATTTTTTGCAGATCGCTTGGGCCTTCGGGCAGGTGATCTCGTTTTCGATTTTCTCAGCTGCAAGAGCCGCGCGGATACTTTCATCAGAACTTGTCGGCATATACATATCGTTAGGGGTTTTCTGGTATAATTACTCGCGGTTTTCGCACCAGAGAGATATTTGGCGTAATTTTATGCTGAAAATAAAAATAGATAAACAAAACAAAAAATGATATCAAACATAGTTACCCAGGAGTATATACAGTTCATTAAATCAACTATACCTATTTTATCCAAGGAGCAACAAACGACTTAGTTCGATGAAGAAATTATTACCTGTGTTTGGTATGGTTCTTCTGCTTGTCGCAGTAATTTTCGCTGCCGGGTGTGTGGGCACCGGCGACGATAGCGGCAACCAGACCGCAACCCCTACTACTTCTGTTCCGACCGCAACGCCGGACCAGCTGAAGATCGCAACGACCACGTCCCTGTACGATACCGGACTCCTTGACTCTGTTCAGGATTACTACCTTGACACCTACAATGTTGATCTCCTGATCACATCACAGGGTACTGGTAAAGCAATTCAGTCCGCAAAGAACGGCGATGTTGATGTTCTCTTAGTCCACGCTCCGGCGCAGGAAGCAGAGTTCATGGACTCCGGCTACGGTGTTAACCACCGCGGTGTTGCTTACAACTACTTCGTAATTGTCGGCCCTGAGTCTGACCCTGCAGGAATCAAAAACA
Proteins encoded:
- the fdhF gene encoding formate dehydrogenase subunit alpha; translated protein: MNLKYVPTTCPYCGTGCSFFLVVRDGRLVGVAPRSRSPVNEGKLCPRGMAAWEFVASPERLTHPLIRKNGELVPATWNEAITLIAEKFRQYQPSECCVLSSPRTSNEDNYVMMKFARGVLKTNHIDHCERLCHASIVDSLADSFGHPAMTGSIPDLAKAKCIFVIGSNAFAQHPLIGRKIIEAQRSGATYICADPRKTFTGSQADLHLQFHAGTDIMLLNGIMHEILLQKLENTEFIAERTNGFDEFREIILQPEYSAENVAESCGVPAEKIRATAKLMALPGCAVIYSSGITKQGNSAENIHSLANLQLLTGNVGRAGTGVHPLRGQNNIQGACDMGAQPFYFTGYQRVEDADVHKKFEEAWSFSDGIAPAKTGYEITEMMDSLISKSGELKAMYIMGENPVLSDLDINHAKAALEQLEFLVVQDIFLNETAGFADVVLPAVCFAERDGTQTNTERRVQRWHKACEPPGEAKADWEIIASIASAMGYAEQFSWKTYAEVFDELASLTPPYAGISYDRLASADSIQWPCPSGDHSGTQILYTDTFATADGRAVFLPAVRQIENEKTDEQYPFLFTTGRCIFHWDTGSMTRKSSAANTGNWLEINTADAKKLEISTGDSVRLITHDAEISATARVTEEILPGTLFMPSHYVEFTTKELVQNTMPTPGCGGRSAKIEKII